The following coding sequences are from one Gemmatimonadota bacterium window:
- a CDS encoding sulfatase-like hydrolase/transferase — MPDNRPNILLIMTDQQRGDCLGIEGHPVLQTPNLDYMAASGVRFRHAYSACPVCVPARRTVITGRKPSNHGALQNAQAPLPWPTLPGVLRDAGYRTHLSGKAHWGPPARELGFDSAEWADSPISGVDNDYQKYVRENGAAWHRASDAHGMYSNGFPGRPWHLDEHLHFTNWCTQKGLEFIDSQRGDQPWFLAVNFIHPHQPVTPPVHYFDKYMAMDLPEPYVGDWARVFDGPVRGLQPECWRLCLDPPVMKATRAGYYGCVEHIDHQIARLVSGRVLPDNTIVVFASDHGEMLGDHQWLRKRNPFEPSARVPLLMKFPDGLGLPQEQVIERPVELMDIMPTLLDAVGVPIPDTVDGESVLPIIRDSQAEWRDYVHGECASVPTSNSGMQYVTDGKRKFAYLPGQGRELFFDVENDPCEMTNLADDPGWADEIAMWRSRLIGELVGRPEGFTDGEQLLVKDGPTAGKIPVWEGYEG; from the coding sequence ATGCCGGATAACAGACCAAATATTTTACTTATTATGACGGATCAGCAGCGCGGGGATTGCCTGGGGATTGAGGGCCATCCCGTGTTGCAGACGCCCAATCTGGACTATATGGCTGCGTCGGGGGTGCGTTTTCGCCACGCTTATTCGGCTTGTCCGGTGTGTGTGCCGGCTCGCCGCACGGTGATTACGGGGCGCAAGCCGAGCAATCACGGCGCGCTTCAAAATGCCCAGGCACCGCTGCCGTGGCCGACTTTGCCCGGGGTTTTGCGCGATGCGGGATATCGCACCCATCTTTCGGGCAAGGCCCACTGGGGTCCGCCTGCGAGGGAGTTGGGGTTTGATTCTGCGGAATGGGCAGATAGTCCGATTTCAGGGGTTGATAATGATTATCAGAAGTATGTGCGGGAGAATGGTGCGGCGTGGCACCGGGCTTCCGATGCGCACGGGATGTATAGCAATGGTTTTCCAGGGCGTCCGTGGCATTTGGATGAGCATTTGCATTTTACGAATTGGTGTACGCAGAAGGGGCTGGAGTTTATCGATTCGCAAAGGGGAGATCAGCCGTGGTTTCTGGCGGTTAATTTTATCCATCCGCACCAGCCGGTTACGCCGCCTGTGCATTATTTTGATAAGTATATGGCGATGGATTTGCCCGAGCCTTATGTGGGGGATTGGGCGCGGGTTTTTGACGGTCCTGTGCGGGGGTTGCAGCCGGAGTGCTGGCGTTTGTGTCTGGATCCTCCGGTTATGAAGGCGACGCGCGCGGGTTATTACGGGTGTGTCGAACATATCGATCATCAGATTGCGCGTCTGGTGAGTGGTCGCGTGTTGCCGGATAATACGATTGTGGTGTTTGCTTCTGATCACGGGGAGATGCTGGGGGATCATCAGTGGCTGCGTAAGCGCAATCCCTTTGAGCCGTCTGCGCGCGTTCCGCTGTTGATGAAGTTTCCCGATGGTTTGGGATTGCCGCAGGAGCAGGTGATCGAGCGTCCGGTTGAGTTGATGGATATTATGCCGACATTGCTCGATGCGGTGGGGGTTCCGATTCCGGATACGGTGGATGGGGAGAGTGTGTTGCCGATTATTCGCGATTCACAAGCAGAATGGCGAGATTATGTGCATGGCGAGTGCGCGAGTGTGCCTACGTCGAATAGCGGGATGCAATACGTGACGGATGGCAAGCGCAAGTTCGCGTATTTGCCCGGGCAGGGGCGGGAGCTGTTTTTCGATGTGGAAAATGATCCATGCGAGATGACCAATCTGGCGGATGATCCAGGGTGGGCGGATGAAATCGCAATGTGGCGGTCCCGTCTTATTGGGGAATTGGTCGGTCGCCCAGAAGGTTTTACAGATGGCGAACAGCTTCTGGTGAAAGACGGCCCAACTGCGGGGAAGATTCCGGTTTGGGAAGGGTATGAAGGGTGA
- a CDS encoding 2,3-bisphosphoglycerate-independent phosphoglycerate mutase: MSNQRFVALIILDGWGLNPRRDHNAVALASTPTMDRIWANCAHTTLNTSGRAVGLPDGLMGNSEVGHLNLGAGRTVMQAMTQIDDRIRDGSLYKNEALIAAIDRIKNHNRNLHLIGLVSDGGVHAWPSHYESLIKMAAERGLPSDRVYIHAFTDGRDTPPQSAIHRMRELLAMFKTHGIGRIASISGRYYAMDRDHRWERTQIAYDLLTQGKGITETHPITAIQNAYNRGETDEFIKPIAIAGNPTIKDGDSVIFFNFRGDRPRQITRAFALKNFDGFERHTWPNTHFTTLTRYEADVPVTGIAYSPETLSQNMPNICGSVIARANKRQLRIAETEKYAHVTFFFNGQQETPFDGEERILVPSPKDVPTYDHKPEMSAPEIADRFTEAIATNQYDAAICNFANPDMVGHTGILEAAIHAVTTVDTCLDRVLQAIENANGAAIVTADHGNAEQMIHYDTGEPHTAHTTNPVPFVLVDPTYRGKLREGGTLRDVAPTLLSLLNLPKPDEMTGKDLRQKQNLLDRG; the protein is encoded by the coding sequence ATGTCAAACCAACGCTTTGTCGCACTCATCATCCTCGACGGCTGGGGATTAAACCCGCGCCGGGACCACAACGCCGTGGCCCTTGCCAGCACCCCGACAATGGACCGCATCTGGGCCAATTGCGCCCACACCACCCTCAACACCTCTGGACGCGCAGTCGGACTACCCGACGGACTCATGGGCAACTCCGAAGTCGGCCACCTCAACCTGGGTGCGGGACGCACCGTCATGCAAGCCATGACCCAGATCGACGACCGCATACGAGACGGCAGCCTGTACAAAAATGAAGCTCTAATCGCCGCCATAGACCGCATCAAAAACCACAACCGCAACCTCCACCTCATCGGCCTCGTCTCTGACGGCGGCGTACACGCCTGGCCCAGTCACTACGAGAGCCTCATCAAAATGGCAGCCGAGCGCGGCCTCCCCTCAGACCGCGTCTATATCCACGCCTTCACAGACGGACGCGACACACCGCCCCAAAGCGCAATCCACCGCATGCGCGAGCTCCTCGCCATGTTCAAAACCCATGGCATAGGCCGCATAGCCTCCATATCCGGGCGGTATTACGCCATGGATCGCGACCACCGCTGGGAACGCACCCAAATCGCCTATGACCTCCTCACACAGGGCAAAGGCATCACAGAAACCCACCCCATCACAGCCATACAAAACGCCTATAACCGCGGTGAAACCGACGAATTCATCAAACCCATCGCCATCGCTGGCAACCCCACCATAAAAGACGGGGACAGCGTCATCTTCTTCAACTTCCGAGGCGACAGACCCCGGCAAATCACCCGCGCCTTTGCACTCAAAAACTTCGACGGCTTTGAACGCCACACCTGGCCCAACACCCACTTCACCACCCTCACCCGATACGAAGCCGACGTACCCGTCACGGGCATCGCCTACTCCCCCGAAACCCTCTCGCAAAACATGCCCAACATCTGCGGATCGGTCATCGCCCGGGCCAACAAACGACAACTACGCATCGCAGAAACAGAAAAATACGCCCACGTCACCTTCTTCTTTAACGGCCAACAAGAAACGCCCTTTGACGGAGAAGAACGCATCCTCGTACCATCTCCCAAAGACGTCCCCACCTACGACCACAAACCCGAAATGAGCGCACCTGAAATCGCAGACCGATTCACAGAGGCCATCGCAACCAACCAATACGACGCCGCAATATGCAACTTCGCCAACCCCGACATGGTGGGCCACACCGGCATCCTCGAAGCCGCCATACACGCCGTCACCACAGTTGACACCTGCCTGGACCGCGTCCTCCAAGCCATAGAAAACGCAAACGGCGCAGCCATCGTCACCGCTGATCATGGCAACGCCGAACAAATGATCCACTACGACACCGGCGAACCCCACACCGCACACACCACCAACCCCGTACCCTTTGTACTCGTTGACCCCACCTACAGGGGAAAACTCCGCGAAGGCGGCACCTTGCGCGACGTCGCCCCCACCCTGCTCTCCCTCCTCAACCTGCCAAAACCCGATGAAATGACTGGGAAGGATCTAAGGCAAAAGCAAAACCTTCTGGATCGCGGCTAA